One window of Novosphingobium sp. P6W genomic DNA carries:
- a CDS encoding aldo/keto reductase, producing the protein MQTRMLGRSGLAVSALGLGCMGLSFGYGPATDRADAVRLIRAAHERGVTFFDTAKAYGPGINEEVVGEALEPVRGKVVIATKFGFVNGVPGQGLDSRPERIRQVADEALKRLRTDRIDLFYQHRVDPNVPIEEVAGTVKDLIQAGKVKHFGLSEAGAESIRLAHAVQPVAALQSEYSMWWREPEAEILPVLEELGIGFVPFSPLGKGFLTGRFDADATFGEGDFRSTVPRFSPEALKANQALVLLVRDLSAEKGVTPAQIALGWLLPREPWIAPIPGTTKLHRLEENLGGADVELTPDDMTRIEQALATVDVQGDRYAASHQQLVNR; encoded by the coding sequence ATGCAGACACGTATGCTCGGCCGCAGTGGCCTCGCAGTATCGGCGCTGGGTCTGGGGTGCATGGGCCTGAGCTTCGGCTACGGCCCGGCGACCGACCGTGCGGACGCAGTCAGGCTCATCCGTGCGGCGCATGAGCGCGGCGTCACCTTCTTCGACACCGCCAAAGCCTATGGCCCCGGCATCAACGAAGAGGTGGTCGGCGAGGCGCTCGAACCCGTGCGCGGCAAGGTCGTGATTGCGACGAAGTTCGGCTTCGTGAATGGGGTGCCGGGTCAGGGCCTGGACAGCAGGCCGGAACGCATCCGTCAGGTCGCCGACGAGGCACTGAAGCGCCTGCGGACCGATCGCATCGACCTGTTCTACCAGCACCGCGTCGATCCGAACGTGCCGATCGAAGAGGTTGCCGGCACCGTGAAAGACCTGATCCAGGCCGGCAAGGTGAAGCATTTCGGCCTGTCCGAGGCTGGTGCCGAGTCGATCCGGCTTGCGCACGCGGTACAGCCGGTCGCGGCGCTGCAGAGCGAATATTCGATGTGGTGGCGCGAACCGGAAGCGGAGATTCTTCCGGTCCTCGAAGAACTGGGCATCGGCTTCGTACCCTTCAGTCCACTCGGCAAGGGCTTCCTGACCGGCCGTTTCGATGCCGATGCGACCTTCGGTGAAGGCGACTTCCGCAGCACCGTACCCCGCTTCTCGCCCGAAGCGCTCAAGGCCAATCAGGCGCTGGTGCTGCTCGTCCGCGACCTCTCTGCCGAAAAGGGCGTGACCCCGGCGCAGATCGCGCTGGGATGGCTGCTGCCGCGCGAACCCTGGATCGCGCCGATCCCGGGCACCACCAAGCTGCACCGCCTCGAGGAAAACCTCGGCGGCGCCGACGTCGAACTCACCCCGGACGACATGACCCGCATCGAGCAGGCCCTCGCCACCGTCGATGTGCAGGGCGATCGCTACGCCGCATCGCACCAGCAGTTAGTCAACCGTTGA
- a CDS encoding MFS transporter: MLSNSRSPDVADRPGAHSNVILAIILVSYVMIVLDISVVLTGLPKIHQQLGFSETNLAWVQSAYTLTFGGFLLLGARAGDILGRRRMFIAGIMVFTLASLAIGASPTATWMLVWRGIQGVGAAILAPSSLSLLQTNFAEGHARTRAVSYYAAAAGASATVGLVLGGVLAEWVSWRAGFYINLPVGIGLIWATRRFIAETPRHTGTFDIPGAVTSTLGMGGLVYGFIRSAHTGWADPLTLATLGTAIVLLVAFVAIEAWVRQPILPLHLFANRVRSGAYGARVLYLGAMVGFFFFTTLYLQEVVGYSPAWTGLAFIPATILHVPSAIAVPRLVKRYSPKLLLFVGMIAGIVGMAWLSRVSAHSGYWVSVALPMLLIGVSQGLTLSPLTSAGVVSVTDRDAGAASGAVNVAHQLGSSVGLSILVAVASIGAGNLTGSALTAHRITTAFDAGTVMLMLALLVVTLTIILPVSRVSAKPATASA, from the coding sequence ATGCTTTCAAATAGCAGGTCGCCCGATGTGGCGGATCGGCCCGGTGCCCATTCCAACGTAATCCTGGCGATCATTCTCGTCAGCTACGTCATGATCGTGCTCGACATCTCCGTCGTGCTGACGGGCCTTCCCAAGATCCACCAGCAACTGGGGTTCTCCGAAACTAATCTCGCTTGGGTCCAGAGCGCCTATACGCTGACGTTTGGAGGATTTCTCCTGCTCGGCGCGCGTGCGGGTGACATTCTCGGTCGCCGCCGGATGTTCATCGCCGGGATCATGGTCTTCACGCTCGCTTCGCTGGCCATCGGCGCCTCCCCAACGGCGACATGGATGCTGGTCTGGCGCGGCATACAGGGCGTAGGTGCCGCGATCCTGGCTCCTTCAAGCCTTTCTTTGTTACAGACCAATTTCGCTGAAGGTCATGCCCGTACGCGGGCGGTATCCTACTATGCTGCAGCCGCCGGGGCGTCCGCGACGGTGGGCCTGGTGCTCGGCGGCGTGCTGGCGGAATGGGTCTCGTGGCGGGCCGGTTTCTACATCAACCTGCCTGTCGGCATCGGCCTGATCTGGGCGACGCGACGCTTCATCGCCGAGACACCCCGCCATACCGGCACCTTCGACATTCCCGGCGCGGTCACCTCGACGCTGGGCATGGGCGGTCTCGTCTATGGCTTCATCCGATCCGCGCACACCGGTTGGGCAGACCCGCTGACCCTGGCTACGCTGGGTACGGCCATTGTCCTGCTCGTGGCATTCGTCGCGATCGAGGCGTGGGTGCGCCAGCCCATCCTGCCCTTGCATCTGTTCGCCAACCGGGTCCGGTCCGGAGCCTACGGCGCACGCGTCCTTTATCTCGGCGCGATGGTGGGCTTCTTCTTCTTCACCACGCTCTATCTGCAGGAAGTCGTCGGCTATAGTCCGGCCTGGACGGGGCTTGCGTTCATTCCCGCCACCATCCTGCACGTTCCTTCGGCCATCGCCGTGCCGCGCCTGGTCAAGCGCTACAGCCCCAAACTCCTGCTCTTCGTGGGCATGATCGCCGGCATAGTGGGAATGGCGTGGCTGAGCCGGGTATCGGCCCATTCGGGCTACTGGGTCTCGGTCGCATTGCCAATGCTGCTGATCGGCGTCAGCCAGGGCCTGACGCTCAGCCCGCTGACATCCGCCGGCGTGGTGAGCGTGACCGACAGGGACGCTGGCGCGGCTTCGGGTGCGGTCAACGTGGCCCATCAACTCGGCAGTTCGGTCGGCCTCAGCATTCTCGTCGCCGTCGCATCGATCGGGGCCGGCAACCTGACGGGCAGCGCCCTGACCGCCCATCGCATCACCACGGCATTCGACGCAGGCACCGTGATGCTGATGCTCGCCCTTCTGGTGGTGACACTGACGATCATCCTCCCAGTCAGCCGGGTTTCCGCCAAGCCGGCGACGGCATCAGCTTGA
- a CDS encoding TonB-dependent receptor, with protein MTKLLASTLWASASIIALTTGTPSAAQTNGDPTDIIVTARRVEERLQDVPISITVFNQGQLDNRNINSGNDLATYTPSLSANSRFGTDNASFAIRGFSQESRTTASVGIYFADVVAPRGGTASIGSGDGAGPGSFFDLQNVQILKGPQGTLFGRNTTGGAVLLVPQRPTPEVEGYLEGSIGNYDLRRLQGVINTPLGDSARLRIGFDRQSRDGYLKNISGIGPKDYADLNYWALRASLVVDLTPNLENYTIVSYLHSSTNGQLPQVTACNNAIFPQGQPICDQIGRREGSSKFAVQSAVADPLSLVRQWQIINTTTWQATDEITVKNIASYSQFYNRFRTDFFGVDAIVPASQTNPRTGAVVPGGALTGMHASFNTSFAPPNGSLANQENFTEELQFQGRGFGGRLNWQAGGYMEISNPLGDNTVYAATRLICGDRFAFQCANFPGTTGSLTIQRFRASFHNYALYGQASYSLTDHLKLTGGLRYTWDVSRARALNAQFLFPAGSAPVGRCANPTLRPAGNPPITNLDQCLDRPVQKSDAPTWLLGVDYTPIDNLLIYAKYSRGYRQGSVNPLAAGGFTTYDPEKVEAYEIGMKASWHGAVPGNFNVAGFYNDLSNQQIALGLTSSPARGSAPPNNAIVNIGQSRLKGVEVETSLGPVAGFRVDASYAYIDAKLKTTVTPTFPIDSPYDGFIPINPGQPAPYTPKHKLSLTGTYTLPIPESMGNLSASATYSYIDKQVIFSTASGTLPSYQLLNLNLNWRKVGGTPVDLSLFATNITNKRYAVAVNDMANTSGFVSYLYGQPRMYGLRLRYSFGS; from the coding sequence ATGACCAAGCTACTGGCGTCCACGCTGTGGGCATCTGCATCGATCATCGCGCTGACAACGGGCACGCCTTCCGCCGCGCAGACCAACGGCGACCCGACCGACATCATCGTGACGGCGAGGCGGGTCGAGGAACGACTGCAGGATGTGCCGATTTCCATCACCGTGTTCAATCAGGGGCAACTGGACAACCGCAACATCAACAGCGGCAATGACCTGGCGACCTACACTCCATCACTCAGCGCCAACAGCCGATTTGGTACCGACAACGCCAGCTTTGCTATCCGCGGCTTTTCGCAGGAGTCGCGCACGACTGCCTCGGTCGGCATCTATTTCGCCGATGTCGTCGCGCCGCGCGGTGGAACTGCGTCCATTGGCAGCGGCGATGGTGCAGGCCCCGGTTCCTTCTTCGATCTCCAGAATGTGCAGATATTGAAAGGCCCGCAAGGCACCTTGTTCGGCCGTAACACCACCGGGGGCGCGGTGCTGCTGGTTCCCCAGCGACCCACGCCGGAAGTCGAAGGATATCTGGAAGGGTCCATCGGCAATTATGACCTGCGGCGCTTGCAGGGCGTCATCAACACGCCGCTGGGCGACAGTGCACGCCTGCGGATCGGCTTCGATCGGCAGTCGCGCGACGGCTATCTGAAGAACATCTCCGGTATCGGACCGAAGGATTACGCCGACCTCAATTACTGGGCGCTTCGTGCAAGCCTGGTTGTCGATCTGACGCCCAACCTCGAGAACTACACCATCGTTTCCTATCTTCATTCCAGCACCAACGGGCAGCTCCCTCAGGTGACGGCATGCAACAACGCCATTTTCCCACAAGGCCAGCCCATCTGCGATCAAATCGGACGCCGGGAAGGGAGCAGCAAATTCGCGGTGCAGTCTGCGGTCGCAGACCCGCTCAGCCTCGTGCGCCAGTGGCAGATCATCAATACCACCACGTGGCAGGCGACCGACGAGATCACGGTCAAGAACATCGCCAGCTACTCGCAATTCTATAACCGTTTCCGGACGGACTTCTTCGGCGTGGATGCGATCGTGCCCGCCTCGCAGACCAACCCGCGCACAGGCGCTGTAGTCCCCGGCGGCGCGCTGACCGGGATGCACGCCTCGTTCAACACTTCCTTCGCGCCGCCGAACGGATCCTTGGCTAATCAGGAAAACTTCACCGAAGAACTGCAGTTTCAAGGGCGCGGCTTTGGCGGCAGGCTGAACTGGCAGGCTGGCGGCTATATGGAAATCAGCAATCCGCTGGGAGACAACACCGTCTATGCCGCCACCCGGCTGATCTGCGGAGACAGGTTCGCTTTTCAGTGTGCGAACTTCCCCGGCACGACGGGTTCGCTCACGATCCAGCGCTTTCGCGCCTCCTTCCACAATTACGCCCTCTACGGACAGGCATCGTACAGTCTTACAGACCATCTGAAGCTGACCGGAGGGCTACGATACACCTGGGATGTTTCGCGGGCGCGGGCGCTCAACGCCCAATTCCTGTTCCCCGCCGGCTCGGCGCCTGTCGGCCGCTGCGCCAATCCCACCTTGCGGCCGGCCGGCAATCCGCCGATCACCAACCTCGATCAGTGCCTCGACAGACCCGTCCAGAAAAGCGATGCGCCCACATGGTTGCTGGGTGTGGATTACACCCCCATCGACAATCTGCTCATCTACGCCAAATATTCGCGCGGCTATCGGCAGGGCAGCGTCAACCCGCTCGCGGCGGGCGGCTTCACCACGTACGATCCGGAAAAAGTGGAAGCCTATGAAATCGGCATGAAGGCAAGTTGGCACGGTGCGGTTCCAGGCAACTTCAACGTGGCGGGATTTTACAACGATCTCTCGAACCAGCAGATCGCTCTTGGCCTGACGTCGTCACCGGCACGCGGTTCGGCGCCGCCGAACAACGCCATCGTCAATATCGGCCAGTCCCGGCTGAAGGGCGTGGAAGTGGAAACCAGTCTTGGCCCGGTCGCCGGTTTTCGTGTCGATGCAAGCTACGCCTATATCGACGCGAAGCTGAAAACGACTGTGACTCCCACATTCCCCATCGACAGCCCCTATGACGGGTTCATCCCGATAAACCCCGGACAACCCGCTCCCTACACCCCAAAGCACAAGCTCTCGCTGACCGGAACCTACACGCTGCCAATACCTGAAAGCATGGGCAATCTGTCAGCTTCCGCGACCTACAGCTATATCGACAAGCAGGTCATCTTCAGCACTGCCTCTGGGACGCTGCCTTCATATCAACTGCTCAATTTAAATCTCAATTGGCGCAAGGTCGGGGGCACACCCGTCGATCTGTCGCTGTTTGCAACCAATATCACCAACAAGCGCTACGCCGTCGCGGTCAATGACATGGCAAACACCAGCGGCTTTGTGTCCTATTTGTACGGTCAGCCACGTATGTACGGATTGCGTCTACGCTATTCCTTTGGATCATGA
- a CDS encoding IS3 family transposase (programmed frameshift): MSKTTNKFAPEVRERAIRMVLDHEGDHPSRWAAVTSVAEKIGCSGHTLLEWVKKAEVDSGKRRGVPTETAEKLKALEREVRELRQANEILRKASAYFCPGGARPPVQTMIDFIDEHRDAYGVEPICRVLPIAPSTYHERVAQRRDPVRQTARVKRDKALKPEVLRVFAENFGVYGVRKVWRQMKREGFEVARCTVERLMRDLGLQGVIRGKPVRTTISDKAASCPLDQVNRQFHAPAPNMLWVSDFTYVATWAGFVYVAFVIDVYARYIVGWRVSRTAHASFVLDALEQAIHERRPVHRGGLIHHSDRGSQYVSIKYTERLAEAGIEPSVGSVGDSYDNALAETINGLYKAEVIHRRGPWRSFEAVEYATLEWVDWFNNRRLLEPIGNIPPVEAEQRYYDMLDDIPVAA, from the exons ATGAGCAAGACTACAAACAAGTTTGCGCCTGAGGTTCGTGAGCGAGCGATCCGGATGGTTTTGGATCACGAGGGTGATCATCCTTCCCGCTGGGCGGCAGTCACATCGGTGGCCGAGAAGATCGGCTGCTCCGGCCATACTTTGCTCGAATGGGTAAAGAAGGCCGAGGTGGACAGCGGTAAGCGACGCGGCGTGCCAACGGAAACTGCCGAGAAGCTAAAAGCTTTGGAGCGCGAGGTTCGCGAACTGCGGCAGGCGAATGAGATCCTTCGCAAGGCGTCGGCATATT TTTGCCCAGGCGGAGCTCGACCGCCCGTTCAAACGATGATCGATTTTATCGACGAACATCGGGATGCTTATGGGGTCGAGCCGATCTGCCGGGTCCTGCCGATCGCCCCATCAACCTATCATGAGCGTGTCGCCCAGCGCCGGGATCCGGTGCGGCAAACTGCCCGCGTCAAACGCGACAAAGCTCTCAAACCTGAAGTCCTGCGCGTCTTCGCCGAGAACTTCGGGGTGTATGGCGTACGCAAGGTTTGGCGGCAGATGAAGCGCGAAGGTTTCGAGGTGGCGCGCTGCACAGTGGAGCGGCTCATGCGCGATCTGGGCCTGCAAGGGGTGATCCGAGGCAAACCGGTGCGGACCACGATCAGCGACAAGGCGGCATCGTGCCCTCTCGACCAGGTCAATCGCCAGTTCCACGCCCCGGCGCCGAACATGCTCTGGGTTTCCGACTTTACTTATGTCGCAACTTGGGCGGGCTTCGTCTACGTCGCCTTCGTAATCGACGTCTACGCCCGCTACATCGTTGGATGGCGGGTCAGCCGGACCGCACATGCCAGCTTCGTTCTCGATGCGCTGGAGCAGGCTATCCATGAACGTCGCCCCGTTCACCGAGGCGGGCTCATTCACCATAGCGACCGCGGATCGCAATACGTATCTATTAAGTACACCGAGCGCCTCGCTGAAGCGGGCATCGAACCGTCGGTCGGCAGCGTCGGTGACAGCTACGACAACGCTTTAGCCGAGACAATCAACGGCCTCTACAAAGCTGAGGTAATCCACCGCAGAGGGCCTTGGCGGTCGTTCGAGGCCGTCGAATACGCCACGCTGGAATGGGTCGATTGGTTTAACAACCGGCGGCTCTTGGAGCCCATCGGGAACATCCCGCCGGTCGAAGCCGAGCAACGATATTACGATATGCTGGACGATATCCCAGTGGCAGCTTAA
- a CDS encoding aldehyde dehydrogenase family protein has protein sequence MGGGFIEGRWVTGLGAPFTVENPSTGAVVTSVTGMSLEQISDAIRAARHAFDAATWADLPFGTRAEIVRRYVAALETRADKIIDLIALETGCPRFTSSMRSQVQTPLAQAHQIIDLAQSLPDYEDNPLPIGERVNLMNQPYQSLRHYTPVGVVAAIAAYNFPFLTALWKVIPALITGNTVVLRPSPLTPLSAAVFGEAAEEAGLPPGVLNLVLERGTEGGQLLTTHADVDMVAFTGSTSVGVQVMQQAAATMKRLQLELGGKSAQIFLPDAIDKVVPVMVGACTAHAGQGCALGTRIFVPEADKPAILEKIRTAFAAIRIGGADDPSTQLGPVISAAQRARCEHFVALAVERGGVVVTGGRRPAAPGEGFFFEPTVLDLPDNSNPAAQEEIFGPVLCIIGYRDLDHAVQMANDSRYGLSGYVFGADRRKALEVGLRIKSGTVNVNGAMMSSYVSAGGQRMSGVGRERGIEGIRLYQQLTCINMGA, from the coding sequence ATGGGCGGAGGCTTTATCGAGGGCCGATGGGTGACTGGGCTTGGCGCGCCGTTTACGGTCGAGAATCCGTCGACCGGCGCAGTGGTCACGTCTGTGACCGGAATGTCCCTGGAACAGATTAGCGACGCGATCCGCGCTGCCCGCCATGCGTTCGACGCGGCCACCTGGGCCGATCTCCCGTTTGGAACGCGTGCGGAGATTGTGCGACGCTATGTCGCAGCGTTGGAGACGCGGGCGGACAAGATCATCGACCTGATCGCATTGGAAACAGGCTGCCCGCGTTTCACATCGTCGATGCGAAGCCAGGTCCAGACGCCGCTGGCGCAGGCGCATCAGATCATTGATCTGGCCCAGTCGCTGCCCGATTACGAAGACAACCCATTGCCGATCGGCGAGCGGGTGAATCTGATGAACCAGCCTTATCAGAGCCTGCGCCATTACACGCCGGTCGGCGTGGTCGCGGCGATTGCTGCCTATAATTTCCCTTTCCTGACGGCACTTTGGAAAGTGATCCCCGCCCTGATTACCGGCAATACGGTGGTCTTGCGGCCAAGCCCGCTCACCCCCTTGTCTGCAGCGGTCTTTGGCGAAGCGGCCGAAGAGGCCGGGTTGCCGCCAGGCGTTCTCAATCTGGTTTTGGAAAGGGGGACTGAAGGCGGCCAATTGCTCACGACCCATGCGGACGTCGATATGGTGGCGTTCACCGGGTCGACCTCCGTGGGCGTGCAGGTGATGCAGCAGGCGGCGGCAACGATGAAGCGGCTGCAACTCGAACTGGGAGGCAAATCAGCACAGATTTTCCTGCCCGATGCGATCGATAAGGTGGTGCCGGTCATGGTCGGTGCCTGCACGGCACACGCCGGGCAGGGTTGCGCACTGGGCACCCGGATCTTCGTGCCCGAGGCAGACAAGCCTGCGATCCTGGAGAAGATCCGGACCGCATTCGCCGCCATCCGGATCGGCGGCGCCGATGATCCGTCCACCCAGCTTGGGCCGGTGATCTCGGCCGCTCAACGCGCGCGCTGCGAACATTTCGTGGCGCTTGCAGTGGAAAGAGGCGGCGTCGTCGTCACGGGCGGCCGGCGCCCGGCAGCTCCCGGCGAAGGCTTTTTCTTCGAACCCACCGTGCTTGATCTGCCCGACAATTCCAACCCTGCGGCGCAGGAGGAAATCTTCGGTCCGGTGCTTTGCATCATAGGGTACCGCGATCTCGATCACGCGGTGCAGATGGCGAACGACTCCCGCTACGGCCTCTCCGGTTACGTCTTCGGGGCGGACCGGCGCAAGGCCCTGGAGGTCGGGCTGCGGATCAAGAGCGGTACGGTCAATGTCAATGGCGCGATGATGAGCAGCTACGTTTCGGCCGGTGGTCAGCGGATGAGCGGCGTCGGGCGCGAGCGCGGCATCGAGGGCATCCGCCTCTACCAGCAACTCACCTGCATCAATATGGGGGCATGA
- a CDS encoding IclR family transcriptional regulator → MTRSSPGVARVVAILNFMAEHPDESFTLTDIVRALKLSRATCHALLAGLVEANYLYRTNDKSYVLGSALIHLGQVADKHLSPVRISLPEMRVLADEYDAVCTAVFREGNEIIVRERAASRSNLGWSVPRGTRLPLKPPAGTNWVSWSPEADADAFIDETMPGVSKEFREELHAGIRLTRELGFQIILRTSDDQRGSIGWLFNEPDAVAGISVATSLDEGQTYPLASLAAPVFDAQKNVAFVLVLSGLGGTYTAAQIMQMGKRLSEAGHRLTDFLAGRQP, encoded by the coding sequence ATGACCCGTTCTTCTCCCGGCGTGGCGCGCGTCGTCGCCATTCTCAATTTCATGGCCGAACATCCGGATGAATCCTTCACGCTGACGGACATAGTTCGGGCTTTGAAGCTAAGCCGGGCAACTTGTCATGCCTTGCTCGCAGGTCTTGTTGAGGCCAATTATCTCTACCGCACCAACGACAAGAGCTATGTTCTTGGCTCCGCACTGATCCATCTGGGCCAGGTTGCCGACAAGCATCTCTCCCCCGTCCGCATCAGCTTGCCGGAGATGCGGGTCCTGGCGGATGAGTATGATGCCGTGTGCACGGCTGTATTTCGCGAGGGCAATGAAATCATCGTCCGCGAACGCGCGGCCTCACGGTCCAATCTGGGGTGGTCGGTACCGCGCGGAACACGCCTGCCGCTCAAGCCCCCAGCCGGCACCAACTGGGTGAGCTGGTCGCCGGAAGCGGATGCGGATGCGTTCATCGACGAGACCATGCCGGGCGTTTCGAAAGAATTTCGCGAGGAGTTGCACGCCGGTATCCGCCTGACACGCGAACTGGGATTTCAGATCATCCTGAGGACATCCGACGATCAGCGCGGCTCGATCGGCTGGCTGTTCAACGAGCCTGACGCGGTGGCTGGCATCAGTGTCGCCACTTCGCTGGATGAGGGGCAAACCTATCCGCTGGCGTCGCTTGCCGCCCCTGTGTTCGATGCGCAGAAGAACGTTGCCTTCGTGCTCGTCCTCAGCGGTCTGGGCGGTACCTACACGGCGGCGCAGATCATGCAGATGGGCAAGCGGTTGAGTGAAGCAGGCCATCGCCTCACCGATTTCCTGGCAGGCCGCCAACCCTGA
- a CDS encoding LysR family transcriptional regulator: MQRTDMGGLAMFIAVAEERSFTKAAARLGVSQSALSHSIRRLEQRLDLRLLTRTTRSVGLTEAGERLMETVAPAFEEIDAKIVSLTELRTRPAGTVRISTSEHAARTLLWPAVDIITREHPDVKVELNIQSGLTDIVAERYDAGVRLGERLDQDMVAVRIGPRLRMATVGSPTYFEQHGVPAAPADLTDHACINLRMAGGSIYQWEYEKDGRELKVKADGQLVLNDVDLILKAVLSGHGIAHLVEDRVAPLVEDGSLVRILEDWCDPFDGYYLYYPSRRQPSAAFSLLLGALRYRE; the protein is encoded by the coding sequence ATGCAACGCACGGACATGGGCGGGCTTGCGATGTTTATCGCGGTTGCCGAGGAGCGCAGCTTCACAAAGGCAGCCGCCAGGCTGGGTGTCTCGCAGTCGGCGCTCAGTCACTCGATACGGCGGCTCGAACAGCGGCTCGATCTGCGCCTGCTCACCCGAACCACTCGCAGCGTCGGTCTTACCGAGGCTGGGGAGCGGCTAATGGAAACGGTCGCGCCCGCCTTCGAGGAAATTGACGCCAAGATCGTCTCTTTGACCGAACTCAGAACCAGGCCGGCGGGGACCGTACGGATATCGACATCGGAGCATGCTGCCCGGACGCTTCTGTGGCCGGCAGTCGACATCATCACGAGAGAGCACCCGGATGTGAAGGTCGAACTTAACATACAATCCGGCCTCACCGACATTGTTGCGGAGCGCTATGATGCCGGGGTGCGCCTTGGCGAGCGGCTCGATCAAGACATGGTGGCGGTTCGCATCGGGCCGAGGCTGCGGATGGCGACGGTGGGATCGCCCACCTATTTCGAACAGCATGGCGTTCCGGCTGCGCCCGCTGACCTAACGGATCACGCCTGCATCAACCTACGCATGGCCGGCGGCAGCATCTATCAATGGGAATATGAAAAGGACGGCCGAGAACTTAAGGTGAAGGCCGATGGCCAACTCGTTCTCAACGACGTCGACCTGATCCTCAAGGCGGTGCTCTCGGGGCATGGCATTGCGCACCTCGTCGAGGATCGCGTGGCGCCGCTCGTGGAGGATGGCTCACTTGTGCGGATTCTGGAAGACTGGTGCGACCCGTTCGATGGGTATTATCTCTATTACCCGAGCCGCCGCCAGCCTTCCGCAGCTTTCAGCCTGCTCCTCGGCGCGCTGCGGTATCGTGAGTGA
- a CDS encoding aldo/keto reductase, with protein sequence MTFTIPTVTLNNGVEMPSLGFGVFQVPDPAECERSVRDAIDVGYRLLDTATSYGNEEAVGAAIRNHGIDRGELFVTTKLWIEDASYEGAKAAFERSINKLQVDYLDLWLIHQPYGDVYGAWRAMEEMHREGRIRAIGVSNFYPDRLVDFVLHNEVTPAVNQIEIHPFHQQGDAQEILEEYNVQPEAWGPFAEGKNGLFTNEVLQSIGQKHGKSTAQVVLRWLNQRGIVAIPKSVRKERMAENFAIFDFELDLDDVTKIAALDEKASAFFDHRDPAMVKWLGTRKL encoded by the coding sequence ATGACCTTCACCATACCTACCGTGACGCTGAACAATGGCGTCGAGATGCCCAGCCTCGGCTTCGGCGTGTTCCAGGTACCCGATCCCGCAGAATGCGAGCGCAGCGTCCGCGACGCGATTGACGTAGGCTATCGCCTGCTCGACACCGCGACTTCCTACGGCAACGAGGAGGCTGTCGGCGCTGCGATCCGCAATCACGGGATCGACCGCGGCGAACTGTTCGTCACGACCAAGCTGTGGATCGAAGACGCGAGCTATGAAGGCGCCAAGGCCGCCTTCGAGCGCTCGATCAACAAGCTGCAGGTCGACTATCTCGACCTCTGGCTGATCCACCAGCCTTACGGCGACGTCTATGGCGCCTGGCGCGCGATGGAGGAAATGCACCGCGAAGGCCGGATCCGCGCGATCGGGGTCAGCAACTTCTATCCCGACCGCCTCGTGGACTTCGTGCTTCACAACGAGGTCACGCCCGCCGTCAACCAGATCGAGATCCATCCCTTTCATCAACAGGGCGATGCGCAGGAAATCCTGGAGGAATACAATGTTCAGCCCGAAGCGTGGGGCCCGTTTGCCGAGGGCAAGAACGGGTTGTTCACCAACGAAGTGCTGCAGTCGATCGGCCAGAAACACGGCAAGAGCACCGCGCAGGTGGTCCTGCGCTGGCTGAACCAGCGCGGCATCGTCGCCATTCCCAAGTCGGTCCGCAAGGAACGGATGGCGGAGAATTTCGCCATCTTCGATTTCGAACTGGACCTCGACGACGTCACGAAAATCGCGGCGCTCGACGAAAAGGCCAGCGCATTCTTCGACCACCGAGACCCGGCGATGGTGAAGTGGCTGGGCACGCGCAAGCTCTAA